The following are from one region of the Gossypium hirsutum isolate 1008001.06 chromosome D03, Gossypium_hirsutum_v2.1, whole genome shotgun sequence genome:
- the LOC107939771 gene encoding uncharacterized protein At4g17910 isoform X3, translating to MVKPNPFIIVESTRFSAFDPSKVKNIVWLKALISCNKFTTAFSNSSSMDSFPRSLNPNKHLREQFVSNLPGSSMLEVSALLNNVALLMLLRHTFCSQTVNELTLCLTWKDLMLQGQAYHLIGLLRGKILQMFITCLCILAVDFRIYPREYAKTETYGASLMDLGVGSFVLMNAVTSRQARNIKSSMSWWKAAFKSTTPLLLLGFARLASTLSLDYQVHVGEYGVNWNFFFTLAGVSILTSILNVPAEYSGILGSVILVGYQSWLTNGLNVYLLSNERGTDVISRNKEGIFSLFGYWGMYLVGVQVSYYLFFENHTTKQRSKHETRIRICLLTIMFWILTLLIDRYVERISRRICNLAYVTWVVAQNLQLLALRLLADNIIGHKTLCLERAFDRNLLASFLVANLLTGLVNLSVDTIFVSPLSAVLILVSYSLTLCVVMVLIDFSGVKYKFW from the exons ATGGTAAAGCCTAACCCATTTATAATCGTCGAGTCCACCAGGTTTTCGGCTTTTGACCCATCCAAGGTGAAAAATATTGTTTGGCTAAAAG CTCTGATCTCCTGTAATAAATTCACAACTGCGTTTTCAAACTCTTCGTCAATGGATTCCTTCCCAAGATCTTTGAATCCCAACAAGCACCTCAGAGAACA ATTCGTGAGCAATTTGCCTGGATCTTCCATGCTTGAAGTCTCTGCGCTTTTGAATAATGTAGCT CTTCTAATGCTTTTGCGGCACACTTTCTGCTCTCAAACAGTGAATG AACTTACTCTTTGCCTTACATGGAAGGACCTAATGCTTCAAGGGCAAGCATATCATCTTATAGGGTTGTTACG TGGGAAAATTTTGCAGATGTTTATCACATGCTTGTGTATCTTGGCTGTTGACTTCAGAATATATCCTAGAGAATATGCTAAGACAGAGACTTACGGGGCTAGCTTG atggACCTTGGAGTTGGCTCCTTTGTGCTAATGAATGCTGTTACTTCACGGCAAGCACGAAACATCAAATCATCAAT GAGTTGGTGGAAGGCAGCCTTTAAATCTACAACTCCGCTACTACTGTTAGGATTTGCTAGACTTGCTTCTACATTGAGTCTAGACTATCAG GTACATGTGGGGGAATATGGAGTCAACTGGAATTTCTTTTTCACACTTGCTGGTGTATCTATCCTTACATCCATTTTAAATGTTCCCGCAGAATATTCTGGAATTCTTGGTTCAGTAATTTTAGTTG GGTACCAAAGTTGGTTGACTAATGGGCTAAATGTTTATCTTCTTTCTAATGAAAGGGGTACGGATGTCATAAGCAGAAACAAGGAGGGAATTTTTAGCTTATTTG GATACTGGGGTATGTATCTTGTTGGTGTTCAGGTCAGCTACTATCTCTTCTTTGAAAATCATACTACCAAGCAGAGAAGCAAGCATGAAACACGAATCAGAATCTGCCTTCTTActattatgttttg GATTTTAACGTTGCTTATAGACAGATATGTTGAAAGAATTTCACGTAGAATA TGCAACCTGGCTTATGTTACTTGGGTGGTGGCTCAAAATCTACAG CTATTAGCACTGCGATTGCTTGCCGATAACATCATCGGGCACAAAACTTTATGTCTTGAAAGAGCATTTGACCGAAATTTATTGGCTTCCTTTCTTGTG GCAAATCTGCTAACAGGCCTGGTAAATTTATCTGTGGATACCATATTTGTGTCACCATTATCAGCTGTTTTGATCTTGGTTTCTTATTCTTTGACATTGTGTGTTGTCATGGTACTCATAGATTTTTCTGGggtgaaatataaattttggtaG
- the LOC107939771 gene encoding uncharacterized protein At4g17910 isoform X2, translating into MVKPNPFIIVESTRFSAFDPSKVKNIVWLKALISCNKFTTAFSNSSSMDSFPRSLNPNKHLREQFVSNLPGSSMLEVSALLNNVALLMLLRHTFCSQTVNDACRSLKSYLASVALDYVFLVLPTLLIFTVLAEWVYICLIGLLLLLVFFTAVKRTYSLPYMEGPNASRASISSYRVVTMFITCLCILAVDFRIYPREYAKTETYGASLMDLGVGSFVLMNAVTSRQARNIKSSMSWWKAAFKSTTPLLLLGFARLASTLSLDYQVHVGEYGVNWNFFFTLAGVSILTSILNVPAEYSGILGSVILVGYQSWLTNGLNVYLLSNESLFGYWGMYLVGVQVSYYLFFENHTTKQRSKHETRIRICLLTIMFWILTLLIDRYVERISRRICNLAYVTWVVAQNLQLLALRLLADNIIGHKTLCLERAFDRNLLASFLVANLLTGLVNLSVDTIFVSPLSAVLILVSYSLTLCVVMVLIDFSGVKYKFW; encoded by the exons ATGGTAAAGCCTAACCCATTTATAATCGTCGAGTCCACCAGGTTTTCGGCTTTTGACCCATCCAAGGTGAAAAATATTGTTTGGCTAAAAG CTCTGATCTCCTGTAATAAATTCACAACTGCGTTTTCAAACTCTTCGTCAATGGATTCCTTCCCAAGATCTTTGAATCCCAACAAGCACCTCAGAGAACA ATTCGTGAGCAATTTGCCTGGATCTTCCATGCTTGAAGTCTCTGCGCTTTTGAATAATGTAGCT CTTCTAATGCTTTTGCGGCACACTTTCTGCTCTCAAACAGTGAATG ATGCTTGTAGGAGTTTAAAGTCTTACCTAGCCTCAGTAGCTTTGGATTATGTCTTCCTTGTTCTACCCACACTTTTAATTTTCACT GTTCTAGCAGAGTGGGTATACATATGCTTGATTGGGTTATTGTTATTGCTGGTCTTCTTTACTGCAGTCAAAAG AACTTACTCTTTGCCTTACATGGAAGGACCTAATGCTTCAAGGGCAAGCATATCATCTTATAGGGTTGTTACG ATGTTTATCACATGCTTGTGTATCTTGGCTGTTGACTTCAGAATATATCCTAGAGAATATGCTAAGACAGAGACTTACGGGGCTAGCTTG atggACCTTGGAGTTGGCTCCTTTGTGCTAATGAATGCTGTTACTTCACGGCAAGCACGAAACATCAAATCATCAAT GAGTTGGTGGAAGGCAGCCTTTAAATCTACAACTCCGCTACTACTGTTAGGATTTGCTAGACTTGCTTCTACATTGAGTCTAGACTATCAG GTACATGTGGGGGAATATGGAGTCAACTGGAATTTCTTTTTCACACTTGCTGGTGTATCTATCCTTACATCCATTTTAAATGTTCCCGCAGAATATTCTGGAATTCTTGGTTCAGTAATTTTAGTTG GGTACCAAAGTTGGTTGACTAATGGGCTAAATGTTTATCTTCTTTCTAATGAAAG CTTATTTG GATACTGGGGTATGTATCTTGTTGGTGTTCAGGTCAGCTACTATCTCTTCTTTGAAAATCATACTACCAAGCAGAGAAGCAAGCATGAAACACGAATCAGAATCTGCCTTCTTActattatgttttg GATTTTAACGTTGCTTATAGACAGATATGTTGAAAGAATTTCACGTAGAATA TGCAACCTGGCTTATGTTACTTGGGTGGTGGCTCAAAATCTACAG CTATTAGCACTGCGATTGCTTGCCGATAACATCATCGGGCACAAAACTTTATGTCTTGAAAGAGCATTTGACCGAAATTTATTGGCTTCCTTTCTTGTG GCAAATCTGCTAACAGGCCTGGTAAATTTATCTGTGGATACCATATTTGTGTCACCATTATCAGCTGTTTTGATCTTGGTTTCTTATTCTTTGACATTGTGTGTTGTCATGGTACTCATAGATTTTTCTGGggtgaaatataaattttggtaG
- the LOC107939771 gene encoding uncharacterized protein At4g17910 isoform X1, translating to MVKPNPFIIVESTRFSAFDPSKVKNIVWLKALISCNKFTTAFSNSSSMDSFPRSLNPNKHLREQFVSNLPGSSMLEVSALLNNVALLMLLRHTFCSQTVNDACRSLKSYLASVALDYVFLVLPTLLIFTVLAEWVYICLIGLLLLLVFFTAVKRTYSLPYMEGPNASRASISSYRVVTMFITCLCILAVDFRIYPREYAKTETYGASLMDLGVGSFVLMNAVTSRQARNIKSSMSWWKAAFKSTTPLLLLGFARLASTLSLDYQVHVGEYGVNWNFFFTLAGVSILTSILNVPAEYSGILGSVILVGYQSWLTNGLNVYLLSNERGTDVISRNKEGIFSLFGYWGMYLVGVQVSYYLFFENHTTKQRSKHETRIRICLLTIMFWILTLLIDRYVERISRRICNLAYVTWVVAQNLQLLALRLLADNIIGHKTLCLERAFDRNLLASFLVANLLTGLVNLSVDTIFVSPLSAVLILVSYSLTLCVVMVLIDFSGVKYKFW from the exons ATGGTAAAGCCTAACCCATTTATAATCGTCGAGTCCACCAGGTTTTCGGCTTTTGACCCATCCAAGGTGAAAAATATTGTTTGGCTAAAAG CTCTGATCTCCTGTAATAAATTCACAACTGCGTTTTCAAACTCTTCGTCAATGGATTCCTTCCCAAGATCTTTGAATCCCAACAAGCACCTCAGAGAACA ATTCGTGAGCAATTTGCCTGGATCTTCCATGCTTGAAGTCTCTGCGCTTTTGAATAATGTAGCT CTTCTAATGCTTTTGCGGCACACTTTCTGCTCTCAAACAGTGAATG ATGCTTGTAGGAGTTTAAAGTCTTACCTAGCCTCAGTAGCTTTGGATTATGTCTTCCTTGTTCTACCCACACTTTTAATTTTCACT GTTCTAGCAGAGTGGGTATACATATGCTTGATTGGGTTATTGTTATTGCTGGTCTTCTTTACTGCAGTCAAAAG AACTTACTCTTTGCCTTACATGGAAGGACCTAATGCTTCAAGGGCAAGCATATCATCTTATAGGGTTGTTACG ATGTTTATCACATGCTTGTGTATCTTGGCTGTTGACTTCAGAATATATCCTAGAGAATATGCTAAGACAGAGACTTACGGGGCTAGCTTG atggACCTTGGAGTTGGCTCCTTTGTGCTAATGAATGCTGTTACTTCACGGCAAGCACGAAACATCAAATCATCAAT GAGTTGGTGGAAGGCAGCCTTTAAATCTACAACTCCGCTACTACTGTTAGGATTTGCTAGACTTGCTTCTACATTGAGTCTAGACTATCAG GTACATGTGGGGGAATATGGAGTCAACTGGAATTTCTTTTTCACACTTGCTGGTGTATCTATCCTTACATCCATTTTAAATGTTCCCGCAGAATATTCTGGAATTCTTGGTTCAGTAATTTTAGTTG GGTACCAAAGTTGGTTGACTAATGGGCTAAATGTTTATCTTCTTTCTAATGAAAGGGGTACGGATGTCATAAGCAGAAACAAGGAGGGAATTTTTAGCTTATTTG GATACTGGGGTATGTATCTTGTTGGTGTTCAGGTCAGCTACTATCTCTTCTTTGAAAATCATACTACCAAGCAGAGAAGCAAGCATGAAACACGAATCAGAATCTGCCTTCTTActattatgttttg GATTTTAACGTTGCTTATAGACAGATATGTTGAAAGAATTTCACGTAGAATA TGCAACCTGGCTTATGTTACTTGGGTGGTGGCTCAAAATCTACAG CTATTAGCACTGCGATTGCTTGCCGATAACATCATCGGGCACAAAACTTTATGTCTTGAAAGAGCATTTGACCGAAATTTATTGGCTTCCTTTCTTGTG GCAAATCTGCTAACAGGCCTGGTAAATTTATCTGTGGATACCATATTTGTGTCACCATTATCAGCTGTTTTGATCTTGGTTTCTTATTCTTTGACATTGTGTGTTGTCATGGTACTCATAGATTTTTCTGGggtgaaatataaattttggtaG
- the LOC107939771 gene encoding uncharacterized protein At4g17910 isoform X4 yields the protein MLEVSALLNNVALLMLLRHTFCSQTVNDACRSLKSYLASVALDYVFLVLPTLLIFTVLAEWVYICLIGLLLLLVFFTAVKRTYSLPYMEGPNASRASISSYRVVTMFITCLCILAVDFRIYPREYAKTETYGASLMDLGVGSFVLMNAVTSRQARNIKSSMSWWKAAFKSTTPLLLLGFARLASTLSLDYQVHVGEYGVNWNFFFTLAGVSILTSILNVPAEYSGILGSVILVGYQSWLTNGLNVYLLSNERGTDVISRNKEGIFSLFGYWGMYLVGVQVSYYLFFENHTTKQRSKHETRIRICLLTIMFWILTLLIDRYVERISRRICNLAYVTWVVAQNLQLLALRLLADNIIGHKTLCLERAFDRNLLASFLVANLLTGLVNLSVDTIFVSPLSAVLILVSYSLTLCVVMVLIDFSGVKYKFW from the exons ATGCTTGAAGTCTCTGCGCTTTTGAATAATGTAGCT CTTCTAATGCTTTTGCGGCACACTTTCTGCTCTCAAACAGTGAATG ATGCTTGTAGGAGTTTAAAGTCTTACCTAGCCTCAGTAGCTTTGGATTATGTCTTCCTTGTTCTACCCACACTTTTAATTTTCACT GTTCTAGCAGAGTGGGTATACATATGCTTGATTGGGTTATTGTTATTGCTGGTCTTCTTTACTGCAGTCAAAAG AACTTACTCTTTGCCTTACATGGAAGGACCTAATGCTTCAAGGGCAAGCATATCATCTTATAGGGTTGTTACG ATGTTTATCACATGCTTGTGTATCTTGGCTGTTGACTTCAGAATATATCCTAGAGAATATGCTAAGACAGAGACTTACGGGGCTAGCTTG atggACCTTGGAGTTGGCTCCTTTGTGCTAATGAATGCTGTTACTTCACGGCAAGCACGAAACATCAAATCATCAAT GAGTTGGTGGAAGGCAGCCTTTAAATCTACAACTCCGCTACTACTGTTAGGATTTGCTAGACTTGCTTCTACATTGAGTCTAGACTATCAG GTACATGTGGGGGAATATGGAGTCAACTGGAATTTCTTTTTCACACTTGCTGGTGTATCTATCCTTACATCCATTTTAAATGTTCCCGCAGAATATTCTGGAATTCTTGGTTCAGTAATTTTAGTTG GGTACCAAAGTTGGTTGACTAATGGGCTAAATGTTTATCTTCTTTCTAATGAAAGGGGTACGGATGTCATAAGCAGAAACAAGGAGGGAATTTTTAGCTTATTTG GATACTGGGGTATGTATCTTGTTGGTGTTCAGGTCAGCTACTATCTCTTCTTTGAAAATCATACTACCAAGCAGAGAAGCAAGCATGAAACACGAATCAGAATCTGCCTTCTTActattatgttttg GATTTTAACGTTGCTTATAGACAGATATGTTGAAAGAATTTCACGTAGAATA TGCAACCTGGCTTATGTTACTTGGGTGGTGGCTCAAAATCTACAG CTATTAGCACTGCGATTGCTTGCCGATAACATCATCGGGCACAAAACTTTATGTCTTGAAAGAGCATTTGACCGAAATTTATTGGCTTCCTTTCTTGTG GCAAATCTGCTAACAGGCCTGGTAAATTTATCTGTGGATACCATATTTGTGTCACCATTATCAGCTGTTTTGATCTTGGTTTCTTATTCTTTGACATTGTGTGTTGTCATGGTACTCATAGATTTTTCTGGggtgaaatataaattttggtaG
- the LOC107939771 gene encoding uncharacterized protein At4g17910 isoform X6: MVKPNPFIIVESTRFSAFDPSKVKNIVWLKALISCNKFTTAFSNSSSMDSFPRSLNPNKHLREQFVSNLPGSSMLEVSALLNNVALLMLLRHTFCSQTVNDACRSLKSYLASVALDYVFLVLPTLLIFTVLAEWVYICLIGLLLLLVFFTAVKRTYSLPYMEGPNASRASISSYRVVTMFITCLCILAVDFRIYPREYAKTETYGASLMDLGVGSFVLMNAVTSRQARNIKSSMSWWKAAFKSTTPLLLLGFARLASTLSLDYQVHVGEYGVNWNFFFTLAGVSILTSILNVPAEYSGILGSVILVGYQSWLTNGLNVYLLSNERGTDVISRNKEGIFSLFGYWGMYLVGVQVSYYLFFENHTTKQRSKHETRIRICLLTIMFCATWLMLLGWWLKIYRYLKIDYQP, encoded by the exons ATGGTAAAGCCTAACCCATTTATAATCGTCGAGTCCACCAGGTTTTCGGCTTTTGACCCATCCAAGGTGAAAAATATTGTTTGGCTAAAAG CTCTGATCTCCTGTAATAAATTCACAACTGCGTTTTCAAACTCTTCGTCAATGGATTCCTTCCCAAGATCTTTGAATCCCAACAAGCACCTCAGAGAACA ATTCGTGAGCAATTTGCCTGGATCTTCCATGCTTGAAGTCTCTGCGCTTTTGAATAATGTAGCT CTTCTAATGCTTTTGCGGCACACTTTCTGCTCTCAAACAGTGAATG ATGCTTGTAGGAGTTTAAAGTCTTACCTAGCCTCAGTAGCTTTGGATTATGTCTTCCTTGTTCTACCCACACTTTTAATTTTCACT GTTCTAGCAGAGTGGGTATACATATGCTTGATTGGGTTATTGTTATTGCTGGTCTTCTTTACTGCAGTCAAAAG AACTTACTCTTTGCCTTACATGGAAGGACCTAATGCTTCAAGGGCAAGCATATCATCTTATAGGGTTGTTACG ATGTTTATCACATGCTTGTGTATCTTGGCTGTTGACTTCAGAATATATCCTAGAGAATATGCTAAGACAGAGACTTACGGGGCTAGCTTG atggACCTTGGAGTTGGCTCCTTTGTGCTAATGAATGCTGTTACTTCACGGCAAGCACGAAACATCAAATCATCAAT GAGTTGGTGGAAGGCAGCCTTTAAATCTACAACTCCGCTACTACTGTTAGGATTTGCTAGACTTGCTTCTACATTGAGTCTAGACTATCAG GTACATGTGGGGGAATATGGAGTCAACTGGAATTTCTTTTTCACACTTGCTGGTGTATCTATCCTTACATCCATTTTAAATGTTCCCGCAGAATATTCTGGAATTCTTGGTTCAGTAATTTTAGTTG GGTACCAAAGTTGGTTGACTAATGGGCTAAATGTTTATCTTCTTTCTAATGAAAGGGGTACGGATGTCATAAGCAGAAACAAGGAGGGAATTTTTAGCTTATTTG GATACTGGGGTATGTATCTTGTTGGTGTTCAGGTCAGCTACTATCTCTTCTTTGAAAATCATACTACCAAGCAGAGAAGCAAGCATGAAACACGAATCAGAATCTGCCTTCTTActattatgttttg TGCAACCTGGCTTATGTTACTTGGGTGGTGGCTCAAAATCTACAG GTATCTGAAGATTGACTATCAACCATGA
- the LOC107939771 gene encoding uncharacterized protein At4g17910 isoform X5, translating into MVKPNPFIIVESTRFSAFDPSKVKNIVWLKALISCNKFTTAFSNSSSMDSFPRSLNPNKHLREQFVSNLPGSSMLEVSALLNNVALLMLLRHTFCSQTVNDACRSLKSYLASVALDYVFLVLPTLLIFTVLAEWVYICLIGLLLLLVFFTAVKRTYSLPYMEGPNASRASISSYRVVTMFITCLCILAVDFRIYPREYAKTETYGASLMDLGVGSFVLMNAVTSRQARNIKSSMSWWKAAFKSTTPLLLLGFARLASTLSLDYQVHVGEYGVNWNFFFTLAGVSILTSILNVPAEYSGILGSVILVGYQSWLTNGLNVYLLSNERGTDVISRNKEGIFSLFGYWGMYLVGVQVSYYLFFENHTTKQRSKHETRIRICLLTIMFWILTLLIDRYVERISRRICNLAYVTWVVAQNLQVSED; encoded by the exons ATGGTAAAGCCTAACCCATTTATAATCGTCGAGTCCACCAGGTTTTCGGCTTTTGACCCATCCAAGGTGAAAAATATTGTTTGGCTAAAAG CTCTGATCTCCTGTAATAAATTCACAACTGCGTTTTCAAACTCTTCGTCAATGGATTCCTTCCCAAGATCTTTGAATCCCAACAAGCACCTCAGAGAACA ATTCGTGAGCAATTTGCCTGGATCTTCCATGCTTGAAGTCTCTGCGCTTTTGAATAATGTAGCT CTTCTAATGCTTTTGCGGCACACTTTCTGCTCTCAAACAGTGAATG ATGCTTGTAGGAGTTTAAAGTCTTACCTAGCCTCAGTAGCTTTGGATTATGTCTTCCTTGTTCTACCCACACTTTTAATTTTCACT GTTCTAGCAGAGTGGGTATACATATGCTTGATTGGGTTATTGTTATTGCTGGTCTTCTTTACTGCAGTCAAAAG AACTTACTCTTTGCCTTACATGGAAGGACCTAATGCTTCAAGGGCAAGCATATCATCTTATAGGGTTGTTACG ATGTTTATCACATGCTTGTGTATCTTGGCTGTTGACTTCAGAATATATCCTAGAGAATATGCTAAGACAGAGACTTACGGGGCTAGCTTG atggACCTTGGAGTTGGCTCCTTTGTGCTAATGAATGCTGTTACTTCACGGCAAGCACGAAACATCAAATCATCAAT GAGTTGGTGGAAGGCAGCCTTTAAATCTACAACTCCGCTACTACTGTTAGGATTTGCTAGACTTGCTTCTACATTGAGTCTAGACTATCAG GTACATGTGGGGGAATATGGAGTCAACTGGAATTTCTTTTTCACACTTGCTGGTGTATCTATCCTTACATCCATTTTAAATGTTCCCGCAGAATATTCTGGAATTCTTGGTTCAGTAATTTTAGTTG GGTACCAAAGTTGGTTGACTAATGGGCTAAATGTTTATCTTCTTTCTAATGAAAGGGGTACGGATGTCATAAGCAGAAACAAGGAGGGAATTTTTAGCTTATTTG GATACTGGGGTATGTATCTTGTTGGTGTTCAGGTCAGCTACTATCTCTTCTTTGAAAATCATACTACCAAGCAGAGAAGCAAGCATGAAACACGAATCAGAATCTGCCTTCTTActattatgttttg GATTTTAACGTTGCTTATAGACAGATATGTTGAAAGAATTTCACGTAGAATA TGCAACCTGGCTTATGTTACTTGGGTGGTGGCTCAAAATCTACAG GTATCTGAAGATTGA
- the LOC107939756 gene encoding cocosin 1, which yields MNMDLSPKFPATFTETEAGVYYHWAAADSQVLGEAKVAAGKLVLRPQGFVLPHYADCSKVGYVLEGKCGVALTVPGINTKENMGYIGVKKGDVLPIPCGSVSSWYNYGDSDVVIIFMADATKAYVAGEITYFLLTGQQGHLRAFSPEFIAKTYQINADKAKNLVGSQKGVLLIKLSEEEARKIPNPNEEVSNILVHNMDASQPDVEVDNGGKLTTIKGTEFPLLEQVLGIDVSRLVLESCATRAPSYATESQVCYIAKGSGEVQIVGTNGKLVLNTKVETGQLFVVPKLFAVVVSADEQGIELVSIVTSTRAAVGEIGGKNSVLKAIPSILQMSFNVSQESTQHFLQMLKTGTIIVPAMNLY from the exons ATGAACATGGACTTGTCTCCCAAGTTTCCGGCAACGTTCACAGAGACCGAAGCCGGCGTGTACTACCACTGGGCAGCTGCCGATTCTCAAGTCCTTGGTGAGGCCAAAGTTGCAGCTGGTAAGCTTGTGTTGAGGCCTCAGGGCTTTGTTCTTCCTCACTATGCCGATTGCTCCAAAGTTGGTTATGTTCTTGAAG GTAAATGTGGAGTTGCATTAACAGTACCAGGCATTAACACAAAGGAAAACATGGGTTACATAGGTGTTAAAAAAGGGGATGTTTTACCAATTCCCTGTGGATCAGTTTCATCATGGTACAACTATGGAGATTCAGATGTGGTTATAATATTCATGGCTGATGCAACCAAGGCCTATGTCGCCGGAGAAATCACCTATTTCTTATTAACCGGACAACAAGGTCACTTACGGGCTTTCTCCCCCGAATTCAttgccaaaacttaccaaatcaaTGCCGACAAGGCTAAAAACCTTGTTGGCAGCCAAAAGGGCGTGTTGCTTATCAAGCTTAGTGAAGAAGAAGCACGAAAAATCCCAAACCCGAACGAGGAGGTATCAAATATTTTGGTCCACAACATGGATGCTTCACAACCCGACGTTGAAGTCGATAATGGTGGCAAATTGACTACCATAAAGGGTACCGAGTTTCCTTTGCTTGAACAAGTACTGGGGATTGATGTTAGTCGCTTGGTGCTTGAAAGCTGCGCCACCAGGGCACCGTCTTACGCAACGGAGTCACAAGTTTGCTACATCGCGAAAGGAAGTGGTGAAGTGCAAATTGTGGGTACCAATGGCAAGcttgtgttgaacactaaagtGGAAACTGGTCAATTATTTGTGGTGCCGAAGTTGTTCGCGGTTGTTGTATCTGCTGATGAACAAGGCATAGAATTGGTCTCAATTGTAACATCTACAAG AGCCGCAGTGGGAGAAATAGGCGGTAAAAATTCGGTTTTGAAAGCAATTCCATCAATATTGCAAATGAGCTTTAATGTGAGtcaagaatcaactcaacatTTCCTGCAGATGTTGAAAACCGGCACCATTATTGTCCCTGCAATGAATTTGTACTAA